The Apostichopus japonicus isolate 1M-3 chromosome 6, ASM3797524v1, whole genome shotgun sequence genome contains a region encoding:
- the LOC139968656 gene encoding leucine-rich repeat-containing protein 20-like: MAAGVAKVVLKCQDAMETQQLDLSRCLLESFPLAVYHLVRNVSLIKCNLSHNKLKLLDSKFSKNFDALTELNISHNELHKLPENINLLQELVNLDASQNKLNTIPASLYNLEKLQTLDLSDNDISVLDVEKLCNMPALRKVSLMGNPLNDELQQKLATTAKFELLLPVADENFSDVD, encoded by the exons ATGGCTGCAGGTGTTGCTAAAGTTGTCCTTAAATGTCAGGATGCTATGGAGACACAACAATTAG ATTTATCTCGGTGTCTCTTGGAATCCTTTCCACTGGCTGTTTATCATCTTGTCAGGAATGTATCTCTCATAAAGTGCAATTTATCTCACAATAAACTTAAATTGCTGGATTCAAAGTTTTCTAAGAACTTTGATGCTTTAACTG aaTTAAATATATCACATAATGAACTACACAAGCTGCCAGAGAATATTAACTTACTTCAAGAATTAGTAAATTTGGATGCATCGCAGAATAAGCTAAACACGATACCAGCATCCTTATATAACCTTGAAAAGCTGCAAACCTTAGACCTCAGTGATAACGACATTTCAG TGCTGGACGTAGAGAAGCTGTGCAACATGCCCGCCCTCAGAAAAGTATCCTTGATGGGAAACCCGCTGAACGACGAGCTTCAACAGAAGCTTGCAACTACCGCCAAGTTTGAGCTCCTTTTGCCTGTTGCTGACGAAAATTTCTCTGATGTTGACTGA
- the LOC139968657 gene encoding eukaryotic translation initiation factor 4E-binding protein 2-like: MSAKVTEANASGSREIPTRRVQIKDASQMPHEYSTTPGGTMFSTTPGGTRIIYDRDFLMQFRQSPLAQTPPKNLPNIPGVTNVGEPTTNGSAQPPKPNSNAKDGAIIEAEEPQFEMDI; the protein is encoded by the exons ATGTCCGCAAAAGTAACTGAAGCAAATGCTAGTGGTAGCCGAGAAATACCAACAAGAAGGGTGCAGATAAAAGATGCATCGCAGATGCCGCACGAGTACAGTACAACCCCCGGTGGTACTATGTTTTCTACGACACCCGGAG GTACTCGGATTATCTATGATCGGGATTTCCTGATGCAATTTCGTCAGTCGCCTCTGGCGCAGACCCCTCCCAAGAACTTACCGAATATCCCAGGAGTGACTAACGTGGGTGAGCCAACGACTAATGGGAGCGCACAACCACCAAAGCCAAACAGTAACGCAAAAGATGGTGCTATTA TTGAGGCGGAGGAGCCCCAGTTTGAGATGGACATTTAA